TAATcttgtttatttatttgaaaaaagtaaaattaaaattagttaaaattttaaattgaaattagttTTAAATCCCCAATTTTCACTGTCTCAAACTGATTGTTGCGAGATATTTCAGCCATTCTAGGCTACACACCCCCTAAAAACTCTTCTAATCTAGTACTGCAGTGGTTCGTGTCTTTGGTAGcatttgacattttaaaattcctgctGATTTCTTCAACAGTGGGTGACGCGATGACAGTTCTAACATGCGTGACGTAATTCTggaatcaaaacataaaaaaaaatctcggtgCCGTTCCTCAAACTGTGGCAACATTTTCgcttgaatttaaattaaaaaccagCCCAACCTAAACACTGCCCGCCCCACAATGGCCATGTCCCAGATGACGATCGACCAGCTGGACAAGGACCAGATCAAATCGGTAAGAATCGCTTGAAAAAgccttcaacaacaacaaaaaaaaaccaacctcCAAAACCCCCTCCGCAGTTCTCGGACTTTCTGCTGTCGTACAACAAGCTGTCCGAGCTGTGCTTCCTGGACTGCGTCAACGAGTTCACCGGGCGGACCGTGTCGGACAAGGAGAGCAGCTGCTCGCTCAACTGCATGGAGAAGTTCCTCAAGATGAACCAGCGCGTGTCCCAGCGCTTCCAGGAGTTCCAGATGATATCGAACGAGAATGCGCTGGCGGCCGCCCAGAAGCTCGGCGGGAAGTGATTGGGTTCCACGAATGGAATGCGCGGAAAAAACGGTGTGTTTTGTTTGCTTTAATGTTTAAAGTGATTTATTTTTGCGGTTAATAAACTCGGATCTATTCATGCTGGTTGGATAAGATGTAGTTAAATAGTTTTGTgattattttgtgatttttcttaCTCACTGTCCAAACGCTACTGATCTTATCGCTATTTCGCAAATCTAAGTTTaaagaaacttttaaaaaagcACACAATTCTTACGCTAAATTTTAATCCATTAATTCGAATCGCATTTTTCTAACCCTAAAAACATCCACACATAACCTTACTATGGTGACGACGAAATTGGTGATTTGCTgaataatgatgaaaaatttgaGCCAATTGGCCTCTTCCCCGCTCTAGAACTCGATCGGGTCAAACAGGAAGGGGGGTCACGCCTCCGGGAAACCCTCGGACTCGGTGATGAGCGCGTGCTCCAGGATGACGCGGCCCTCCTTGTATCTGGAAGAAAAAGATGAAGAAAAACATTGTTATTTTAGGCACTTTAATTCCACGTACCTGTTAGGGAAGCGCACATTCAGCTTGCAATATCCATGAACTAAGTTGTctaacataacaaaaaatagaaatttcaataaacgtTCCAccccgtgctcaaactcaatccacttcaacgaatcagcTTTGCGGTAAAGTTTACGCGCAGTGGGCCTGGCCATTTCAGCGTTTGAGATGTAGATTTTAATCGAATTATAAGGTTATATTTAAGTTTGATGACGTTTACAATCTGCCGCACTATTTTTTGTAATCCCGCgtctaaaatcaattttaaagtacggtatgcagatcggaagaaaCGTGGTCAACAAAAGTTGCGCATTAACAAAAGTTGACAGTTCAGTTTGAGCGCGTGTGACGGTGCGCGCGCTTGAGGTTcaagggagaaaaaaaaaaattaaaagattaagtatttaaaaatgctcaagcaaaaaaattataaaaaaattcaatttgtctCTTTAATtgggaaaccaaaaaaaaaacaaaattttaaaaaccgagaaacaatttttttttatatttcaaaaagtttaaaactctaacattttgaaattcttaagtttaaattcttaaattctcaaattcttagattcttaaattcttaaattcataaattcttaagttcttaaattcctaaattattaaatctttatatgcttaaaaaaatataaatgcttaaattcttaaatgctttaattcttagattcttcaattcttaaattctcgactttttttattaggtcctataaacatataaaagacaatagcttattgggcctttaaaaaaaaaactctgaaattcttaaattcttaaatttttaaattcttaaattcttaaattcttaaattcttaaattctcaaattcttaaattcttaaattcttaaattcttaaattcctaatttcctaaattcttaaattcttaaattccgtAAACTAGGGTGActatgataggatttcaattttttttttagaatattttgcaacaggtaaggtttttctcaagattattattttaaaaacatgtactggggtaggccacacaaagttagtgcactattttggaaaaaaagttttttcaatagtgtttagaaaaattgttacgttaaaaattcttagttttaattccggggtgactttgatagtcatactttttcttgttaaaatcatatttaagatgttcaaactttatttgtacgttaaatgtatcaTTACTaatgtagctgatatagtttttttagaaaaaaaatcaatgtttatgttaagttaactaagtataTAAgccttttaacaaaatacatataaattttaggtaaaattgttgaaaagtcggaattttgcctgaaatttgttaaaactagttttgtttataaaattatcgatttatattgcattttttacaaaattcgaagcacaaatcacaagttttcacattttacatgaaatttgttcaactgaaattgcctataaatttggagatttttttaattgtgtttcaaaaacacatattatttattatttacaaatttatttaaccttctcctagtggaaaattggccaaagaatccgaaaatgcattccgttttcggattaaaaatcatgtttcttaaattcttaattcttaattcttaaattcttccctgggccttgtaaagtcaaggggcatgatttgatcctagtgcattagttaaaatttgggtataaattcttttttataagcactatggacaccacttcatgctacgagaactcgctttgtcgcagccccagggcttaagcgttgaccgataagctgtcttcgtgaactaggtagttctccgatagtgaaaatatcacaattgcacaagacaccgctgcttctgtgactttttcactatcacaatgtgggatttaggtgggacttcaggatagtacaattgatttgttgcttagcactagcatttaaaataaatctgtatcttttccaaatctatttgatgataaatttagttgcaattgttaagttagagtaatgctgtcaataaactttgatagatgtagaatactaggcattcttttatgtcaaattgcccatagagtctcgatcaatcaataatgtaatgatatcggacaaaattcgttgatctgttgaactaacggttttcggattatggttgtattgaccattgttgcgaatcgaggaactacggatcttttgacgtaaattgtcatttctttttaaaatcgcgatttctatcctatttgtacatTAGTTCAcaagtttttattgtttttttatagaactagtactgcaacagttaaaggaacgtttagttttgaacattaagtttagaggattttagattaaaatttagatttttttttttgggagggtgatccagccgcacatcgttgatgtcgaaacctctaaactgggccctcgtcctgtcacgtccgtcagtagtcttgtcgtacattacaactagaatcagatctgccaatgaattagtacacttcgaccaaataaacactgacgctgtatggatctgactctagaataaatgcacagttgtgtgttattcataagtccaaaatgttcaattattcatataagtcctaatattcatttgcggataactacctaacttgaattgaatacaagatttaaagcaacctatccgaaagctactcttatctcaaatccccgacattttaattattaaccaaaaaaaacgtttcttttaaaacctgtctggcttcttaaaaaaaaaaaaaaaaaaaataacacttgatattttacaagtcgtgaattgaaaaagagacgaccatttgttcgtcagaattccagtagatcctcgattcgcaacaatggtcgatacaatcataatccgacaaccgttagttcaacagatcaacgaatttagtccgatatcatttcactattgattgatcgagactctatgaaaattttgacaaattagaatggtttttatgctacttgaatgaaaatcaccgattctgatagaattactaaattcactgttactaattttgtccctaaataactaaaggcaaagtataaaaagttgatatttatagttaaaatcctcaattctacaaaaactactttttttttaaacccgcatcctaacctgacacccacattaagatagggaaaattcacatatgtagcggttcattgtacaaatgtgatatttccactatcagagaacctccttgtctcgatgacagcttaccggccatcgattaagccctgagactacgccaaagtgggttctcgcagcatgaagtggtgtccatgtgtaaaaatggaagcttcagcaatatgctgaacacttcgattttaattccacatcgaatcaaatcatactctttgccaaacaagcatcaaacctatgacactcattatgacaaagcccagggattttagattaaaatttagatttgcaatccaaagtagttagcaaatgaatatttggacttaaatgaataattgaacaagttggacttatgaataacacacaactgtgtatttattctagagtcagatccatacagcgtcagtgtttatttggtcgaagtgtactaattcattggcagatctgattctagttgtaatgtacgacaagactactgacggacgtgacaggacgagggcccagtttagaggtttcaacatcaacgatgtgcggctggaccaccctccaaaaaaaaaaaattcttaattcttaaattcttaaattcttaaatgctacaaattcttaaatgcttcttaattttaaattttttgaattgtaaatttttaagtttttctaaatctaaaaatttaaccttgttaatttgtaaatttataattcttaaattcttatttttttttttaatttcaaaattcttaatttttcattgtagaattttattttttataattttgaaagtaggatttttgaatgttataaTTTCGAGATTTGcgtaaatttgcatttttttatttctataattcagatttttttaaacttttgaaatttcgacttgtaatttctgaaattattcAGGTTTcgaagtttaaaatttatgagctattgaattttaaatactttaatattaaaattgttattgaactctgcatatttttgattttgaatttttaaattccagatatttttcttttattgtttttaaattttattttcttattttaaatgcagcctaacatttcaaaagggtacaaaattttttcaaacaatagtgtatcccttcactcaaatgacagtttgcataagcTGTGAGAGGGAttcactcttgtttacaaaagttttgtgccctaattaAATGGGAAGcacgaaatgtttgaaatgtttggttttccatattttagaatttttatttttgaattgtttgtattgttaaatttgattttcgcaattaaactcataatttaaaaaatctcgttattaggcCCATTAAACATTCCAACTTTTGTTCATAAcgggccctttctaaatgcaatttcgaagagaactgaaagggcactaaagcgctgtcacctgATTGGCCCTTTTTCTGAGTTAAAAATAATGCGGAATTCAGGGGAAATGttgataattggtgaagttttgtgattgaatAATGTAGATAAGGTATATGAAACatacaaattcttcaaaagcgttcagaacagcagccgcgggaccgtattaaatattgtttttcgacgtagttttttttttctgcagaaatccttggtgaaaagtaaaccaaactttgttttgaagtgaattagtgttaagaatgtatgaaaagttcactttataacataaAAAGTTCCTGAACTACGAAAATGAAAAGGGcgcatttgaacttttttttttggtttggagtgaacattgttatgtgccctttaCTGTTTTCGATGTTTTCAATAGAAAATTGTGtgttatcaatctgattcttggagcgCAAGTAgagagtgtactaatgaatggtatagtggaataatcccgaatgtttactttttgttttttcgccctaatgaaatgtttggctcgaattgTCAGCAATTAGATGTTCCGTCATccggtgacattgggtcatccaaaaataaattagttttttaatcAAGGGTtagtaaataattttcaaacaagaatGCTTGAGATTTCCGACCTTTcgacaaaatcaaaaatctaataaaaagtCTCCGAACCACATTTAggtaccagatttctagcattcttagcaaaaaccccaaaatccaagctggaaatcCCAATACGAccgaagaaaaatcttttctttgtacattttgttatgaaaatacagcaaaagaTTGTCCGGATTCAAATTTTAGCTAAAACACTGCTAAACTTTGAGTAGATATTTCATTAAAACAATTTCCCTAAagaaaagtatcaattttggttcaatataagcagagatgtgcccagtttcataaaataaaaaaatgacttttccaaaatttctggatttaattcccattcaaaTGATGAACACCGCCTACTCAGTTATCcaaataattttgtataatttccaAGAAGACCCGAGGGGTCGACGAAGTCGACATTCCAAGGACATTCCCAATCCCAGCCAACAATGAGACCCCCACCCCCCTTTCCCTTCCCCGTCTACAATAGCCAAAACTCACTTTTGCGACTCCTCGGTGGCAAACTCGTACATCCAGCCCAGCTTGGCGCGGCAATTCTTGCACATCACGTCCCGCACCATGTGCCGTCCCGTCAGCATCACCCGGTCCTGCACAGGAGAATAAACCAGGTTTACGACCCGTTTGAAGAGGTACGCCCTTCCTGTTGCGCCCGTAAATCTCGTGCTGATCAGCTCCCGCTTGTTGGTCAGGTTGGTTTCGCAGGCCGCGCACGAGTACAGCTTCTGGCCGCCGATGTGGTCCAGGAAGATTTTGCCCATTTCGACGGAACTTGCGACGGAATCCCAGCTGCGACGGAACGAGAAGCGAAATTTTtcctttgttttgattttttttggtctgCAGCTGATGACGTCGAATTTTCGTCAAGCAACCCAGTGTAAAATAAATGGGCTGTCAAAGCTTGAGTGCAGTACCAGATTGCAGAGTGAGCGGATGTCATTGAGAGGTACTAGATTGAAGGtgagaacaagattgtccgtcagaCGTAGACGCAGCCGCTGAACTTTGCACCAGTTCGATTTTTTCAAGATCTGTCTGTCGATCAATCTGCAagggttgctttgttcaatcGTTCGATTGACAGACAAGCTATGATGACAGCCGCAAAATCCCACTCAGCGCGTTCCGTTTAAATTCCGTTTAGAATTCCGCTTGagcgaaaaaagttcgattcgaattctaaacagtgttcgttttagattctaaaacgcattccgtttcaaacgcaacaaccggttccgtttgaGTTTTCGCCGCAAATCGGTTCAAGTGGAATTCAAACGGAATCGAAACGGAATGGACGGGTTAGTTTTGAcagctgcttcttcttcttgtttttattatagtggtttcttttttgtgttggttgaattgaaattcaaccagaaaaaaaacaaactggattttgttaaactttgagattaaatttattaattattccgagaattattcataaaaaaaacacgagtCCCAGCCCCAATTCCCCCTTTTTAATGAtccttattttcacaaaattacaaagTGGGATGCTGCACACGTACATGGATCATAAATTAACCAAGTCGGCAGGTTCAGCTGCTCGGGGCTGTTTACGGGACATTCGACACTGGAACTGCTCGTCCGAACCGTACGCCATTGGAAGACGAAAGTACAAGAAGCTTGACGCTTGCTGCGAGTTGTTTACAGGATGATAGATGGGAGGAATCAGGACCTCTCGGCGGGAGCTGATAAAGGTGAACAACGGTGCTGCCGTCGCCTTTTCCGGGATCTGCTCCGCCGTACCCTTCGACTCCTTCGTCTAGCGCATGGAAGCAATGGCGAGTACAAACTCCAAGGACCGGGGTGGCTACTACGGTTGCTCCTGACATGCTACCGCCGCTTCCCATCATGCTCAGATCGGCTGCGGTAGAGGATGACGAAGGCAAGTACACGGCGGACGATTCCCGCTTGTGGCCACTGGAATAGTGCACTAACTAGGTCGGTTCCTGCTTGGGCACGTGGTCCGTCCTGGAGGATGACGACGACGCTAGAAGACTTCAAGGCTAAAGCTAGATGGCGCTTCTTCTAGAATTGACACGCGTGATGCTTGTACTTCCTACACAGGCCATCGACGTCGACGAAAACGGGACGCCACCACCGAGCTCTTCGTCTGCCTTCCGGTACTACTGCTGACACTTCCCGCACAGCAAATCTCACTTCCATTTCCGGACTCTTGCTCTATTGACTCTTAtctattcataaaaaaacagaGATTTTTTTCCCAGAAAACGCGGCacgttttaaaacaaaacaggAATGAACAAGTTTTGGCGCATTCCTTTTTTCAACACTTTGACGTTTGACCCACACCCGATTGTCAAAAATCAACAACATAACCGTTTCGGCGAACTCCGGCGAAATGTCATCAAGGTTCTGCCGTACACCAGCAGGTGTCGCTAATGTGCTAAAATGGCTCAAACGGAATCTAAACGGAGTCCAACCGGAGATTCcgtttagaaaatttcgaagCAATTTTCGAAGCGGAATTCGAAGCGGAATGAACCCGTCATGCGGAAAACGATTTGATTGGGATTTTGCGCTTGCATCCAGGCCgaactagagaccctaaataagGAGACTGGTCTAAACTGGCTAAATCGagggctaaatcgatctggcaacgtatgttttgagcttgtcaaaactgataagttttgctgggcgtaaaggcaaatgctcgtttgcatacgtcaaactcgtgtctgtttgggtacgtcaaattcacttcgaccagtctccctatttaggatctctaggccgaacggacaatcttgttcttagcttaAGGATTGTCTGCGCTAGGCTTTCTAGTTTGAAATTTACCATTAATTCAAAGTATGTTCAAATCTGCTGGGGGTTTGTTTGCAAAAGATTGtttatctctttctagcaaaagttttgtgTCAGGCGACTTCAAGCTGTTTTtttactgaccgcccgatattagagaccctaaatagggagactggtctaagctggctaaatcgatctggcaacgtatgttttgagcttggcatcACTGATAAGtattgctgggcgtaaaggcaaatgctcgtttggatacgtcaaactcgtgtctgtttgggtacgtcaaattcacttcggcCCAAGGGGTAGGACAGTGAGTAACTGAGTGACTCAATTTCTCAATGTTACTCAATCTTACTCAAAGTTACTCAATTTTACTCCTGAGTAATTTGAAGACAGGTTATGGAATTTTCGAATGCTCATTTTGACAGTTGAAATCGTTGAAATGTTTACAAACAGTAAGGCTCAGAAAATATAAGGAAattggttgattttggttgcTGTTTTTTTGTGCTAAATATAATAATTGCACTAGGCTGGGATTGCGACATGCGTCCAAAGACGACAAAATTGCTGATCTATAAAAAAACTGCCAGGTTCCATGATATGGTAGATCTGTTAGATGCACAGAAGGAGAACCTGGAACTTGCGATGTGCGGGTGGCGGCTTATCAGAAGACATGCACCGTTCCCGTCCCCCTTCAACAACGGAATTTTCCTGCTAA
This is a stretch of genomic DNA from Culex pipiens pallens isolate TS chromosome 1, TS_CPP_V2, whole genome shotgun sequence. It encodes these proteins:
- the LOC120424692 gene encoding protein yippee, producing MGKIFLDHIGGQKLYSCAACETNLTNKRELISTRFTGATGRAYLFKRVVNLVYSPVQDRVMLTGRHMVRDVMCKNCRAKLGWMYEFATEESQKYKEGRVILEHALITESEGFPEA
- the LOC120424694 gene encoding mitochondrial import inner membrane translocase subunit Tim9, which encodes MAMSQMTIDQLDKDQIKSFSDFLLSYNKLSELCFLDCVNEFTGRTVSDKESSCSLNCMEKFLKMNQRVSQRFQEFQMISNENALAAAQKLGGK